One genomic window of Saccharomyces cerevisiae S288C chromosome XII, complete sequence includes the following:
- the PSY3 gene encoding Psy3p (Component of Shu complex (aka PCSS complex); Shu complex also includes Shu1, Csm2, Shu2, and promotes error-free DNA repair; promotes Rad51p filament assembly; Shu complex mediates inhibition of Srs2p function; Psy3p and Csm2p contain similar DNA-binding regions which work together to form a single DNA binding site; deletion of PSY3 results in a mutator phenotype; deletion increases sensitivity to anticancer drugs oxaliplatin and cisplatin but not mitomycin C), which produces MEVLKNIRIYPLSNFITSTKNYINLPNELRNLISEEQESKLGFLHIIESDFKPSVALQKLVNCTTGDEKILIIDIVSIWSQQKQRQHGAIYMNSLSCINITGLIVFLELLYDSPMDALRRCQVDNFNFQLRGIVIDNLSFLNFESDKNYDVINLSKFEKLFKILRKLREFLGCWIITKSFPTDFYNGIENTLVDKWSIKRKSGVTLYPTKLPDSYMKGMDLIIYREVVDGRPQYRRIAALEE; this is translated from the coding sequence ATGGAAGTTTTAAAGAACATTAGAATTTATCCTTTGTCAAACTTCATCACATCAACCAAGAACTATATAAACCTACCAAATGAATTAAGAAACCTAATTAGTGAAGAGCAGGAGAGTAAACTAGGGTTCTTGCACATCATTGAAAGTGATTTTAAACCTTCGGTAGCGCTGCAAAAGTTGGTGAATTGTACTACGGGGGACGAAAAGATCCTAATCATAGATATAGTATCAATATGGTCCcaacaaaagcaaagaCAGCATGGCGCGATCTACATGAATTCGCTATCTTGCATAAACATCACGGGATTAATCGTATTTCTAGAGTTACTGTATGACTCTCCCATGGATGCGTTAAGGAGGTGCCAGGTTGATAATTTCAACTTTCAATTACGAGGAATAGTAATCGACAATTTgtctttcttgaattttgaaagcGACAAAAACTATGATGTAATAAATTTATcgaaatttgaaaaactgtTTAAGATTCTAAGGAAACTAAGAGAATTTTTGGGCTGCTGGATCATCACCAAAAGTTTTCCCACAGACTTCTATAATGGTATCGAAAACACCTTAGTTGATAAGTGGTCAATCAAGAGGAAAAGCGGCGTTACACTGTACCCCACAAAACTACCTGATTCATACATGAAGGGAATGGATCTGATAATCT